In one window of Arthrobacter pascens DNA:
- a CDS encoding LacI family DNA-binding transcriptional regulator, giving the protein MTNRTVGIKEVAAAAGVSVTTVSHVLNDVAYARVGAGTRQRVHEAAQRLGYGPNRLAQALRTQRSGMIGFISEEIATTPHAGRIILGAEETARARGYRIMIINSTSTGSQDSKESQVADLLDRQVDGILYATMYHRKLAVPKNLAGLPAVLVDSEDISNTVSCVIPDEVGGARAAVQTLIDAGHTRIGMLNNTDDVPATHSRLRAFKDTLADAGLPFHEELVQSEPSEVPGGHQAALRLLKPESRPTAVFCYNDRMAMGAYRAAAELGLRIPEDVSFVGFDNQELIAENLHPPLTTVALPHYEMGAWATENLIDAIEGKSDLRLFAAHPTVLPCPMVLRDSVASPTHDGPSSRAATYSAARSNT; this is encoded by the coding sequence ATGACCAATAGAACAGTCGGTATCAAGGAAGTGGCGGCGGCAGCCGGAGTGTCTGTCACGACCGTCTCCCACGTCCTCAATGATGTTGCCTACGCCCGGGTGGGCGCAGGAACGAGGCAGCGGGTCCACGAAGCGGCCCAACGGCTGGGTTACGGGCCCAACCGCCTTGCCCAGGCCCTGCGCACCCAGCGTTCCGGGATGATCGGGTTCATCAGCGAGGAAATCGCCACCACTCCGCACGCAGGCAGGATCATCCTCGGTGCCGAGGAGACGGCGCGGGCCCGGGGATACCGGATCATGATCATCAACTCCACCAGCACAGGTTCCCAGGATTCCAAGGAAAGCCAAGTCGCGGACCTCCTGGATCGGCAGGTGGACGGCATCCTGTATGCCACGATGTATCACCGGAAGCTTGCCGTACCCAAGAACCTGGCCGGACTGCCGGCAGTCCTGGTGGACTCCGAAGACATCAGTAACACAGTTTCCTGCGTCATCCCGGACGAAGTAGGCGGCGCCAGGGCGGCCGTACAGACCCTGATCGACGCCGGGCACACCCGGATCGGCATGCTCAACAACACCGATGACGTGCCGGCAACCCACTCCCGGCTCAGGGCCTTTAAGGACACGCTCGCAGATGCCGGGCTTCCGTTCCACGAGGAACTGGTCCAGTCCGAGCCCTCGGAGGTGCCTGGCGGTCACCAGGCGGCCCTGCGCCTGCTGAAACCCGAAAGCCGGCCCACGGCCGTGTTCTGCTACAACGACCGCATGGCCATGGGCGCGTACCGGGCAGCTGCGGAACTCGGCCTGAGGATTCCGGAGGACGTTTCCTTCGTCGGATTCGACAACCAGGAACTGATTGCCGAAAACCTCCACCCGCCGCTGACAACAGTGGCCCTGCCCCACTACGAAATGGGCGCATGGGCAACCGAAAACCTGATCGATGCCATCGAGGGAAAAAGTGACCTGCGGCTGTTCGCGGCCCACCCGACCGTACTTCCCTGTCCCATGGTTCTTCGCGATTCCGTCGCCTCGCCAACACATGACGGCCCTTCCAGCAGAGCAGCAACGTACTCGGCCGCACGGTCCAACACCTGA
- a CDS encoding glycoside hydrolase family 32 protein: MTETTTHPADPAEDTTPNFRPIVHYTAKNTWLNDPNGLVWHQDVYHLFYQNNPFGNVWGNMSWGHATSADLLHWTEHPVAIAGDEEEDVFSGSIVVDHGNTSGFGTVEDPALVAIYTSAFKEGSAHRGTQAQSLAFSTDAGMTWTKYAGNPVLGRGSAHFRDPKVFPYEGPAGSCWVMVAVEARHQQVVLYRSANLKDWEYLSTFGPANAIGAEWECPDLFPLPVDGDTDNVKWVLVVNLNPGAVAGGSGGQYFVGHFDGVQFTADPDSLVPADADGTTDLRHCLWLDWGRDYYAAVSFSNAPENRRIMIGWMNNWDYANSLPTSPWRSGMSLAREVGLATVDGLPRLVQRPVLPLDGGGPACTIQDLELADSRLQLPDAIPGSAQLIEAEILPGTARTVAFRLLGAKDGSAATVLSFDTVKDRLTLDRRNSGNIAFHDKFASAESAPVKLDGGVLRLRLVVDQCSVEVFAQGGAVVLSDLVFPLAGNQSTEVSAEGGTVTVRKLAVTALS; the protein is encoded by the coding sequence ATGACTGAAACAACAACCCACCCGGCGGACCCCGCCGAAGACACCACGCCCAACTTCCGGCCCATCGTCCACTACACGGCCAAGAACACGTGGCTGAACGACCCCAACGGACTCGTGTGGCACCAGGACGTCTACCATCTCTTCTACCAAAACAACCCCTTCGGCAACGTCTGGGGCAACATGTCCTGGGGACATGCCACCTCAGCCGATCTTCTGCACTGGACCGAACACCCCGTTGCCATCGCGGGCGATGAGGAAGAAGACGTCTTTTCAGGCAGCATCGTGGTGGACCATGGCAATACATCGGGATTCGGCACGGTGGAAGATCCTGCCCTGGTGGCCATCTACACCAGCGCCTTCAAGGAAGGCTCCGCACACCGGGGGACACAGGCCCAGTCCCTCGCGTTCTCCACGGACGCCGGCATGACGTGGACCAAATACGCAGGCAACCCGGTGCTTGGCCGCGGCTCGGCCCACTTCCGGGACCCCAAGGTCTTCCCCTACGAGGGACCGGCTGGTTCCTGCTGGGTCATGGTGGCGGTGGAGGCCCGGCATCAGCAGGTGGTGCTGTACCGCTCGGCCAACCTCAAGGACTGGGAGTACCTGAGCACCTTCGGCCCTGCAAACGCCATAGGAGCCGAATGGGAATGCCCCGACCTCTTCCCGTTGCCTGTCGACGGCGACACGGACAACGTCAAGTGGGTCCTGGTGGTCAATCTCAACCCGGGTGCCGTCGCCGGCGGCTCCGGAGGCCAGTACTTCGTCGGCCACTTCGACGGGGTGCAGTTCACCGCGGATCCTGATTCGCTCGTTCCAGCGGATGCTGACGGAACCACGGATCTCAGACACTGTCTGTGGCTCGACTGGGGACGTGACTACTACGCCGCGGTTTCCTTCAGCAATGCCCCGGAGAACCGCCGCATCATGATCGGCTGGATGAACAACTGGGACTACGCAAACTCCCTGCCCACGTCTCCATGGCGCTCAGGGATGTCCCTGGCCCGCGAGGTCGGGCTCGCGACGGTGGACGGTTTGCCGCGCCTGGTGCAGCGCCCGGTGCTGCCATTGGACGGCGGCGGGCCGGCCTGCACCATCCAGGACCTGGAACTGGCCGACTCCCGGTTGCAACTGCCCGACGCAATCCCCGGATCAGCCCAGCTGATCGAGGCCGAGATCCTGCCAGGGACGGCCCGGACCGTAGCTTTCAGGCTGCTTGGGGCAAAGGACGGGAGTGCCGCCACGGTTCTCAGCTTCGATACCGTGAAGGACCGGCTCACCCTGGATCGCCGCAACTCCGGAAACATCGCCTTCCACGACAAGTTCGCGTCGGCTGAGTCCGCACCGGTGAAGCTCGACGGCGGTGTGCTAAGACTCCGTCTCGTCGTCGACCAGTGCTCCGTGGAGGTCTTCGCCCAAGGCGGCGCGGTTGTCCTGAGCGATCTGGTGTTCCCCCTGGCAGGGAACCAAAGCACCGAAGTGTCCGCGGAGGGCGGCACAGTCACAGTGCGGAAGCTGGCCGTCACGGCTCTGTCATAG
- a CDS encoding thiamine pyrophosphate-requiring protein — protein sequence MASPTVAEYLLDRLRQWGVDKVFAYPGDGINALVAAFGQAGNEPKFIQSRHEEMSALQAVGYAKFTENVGVCMATSGPGAIHLLNGLYDAKLDHAPVVAIVGQAARTAMGGSFQQEVDLQSLFKDVASDYVQTVTVPEQLPNVLDRAIRIAVTRRGPTAVIIPSDVQELAYTPPTHALKMVPSSLGIRPPSTQPDMEAIRGAADLLNQGKKVAMLIGHGARGASAEVREVADLLGAGVAKALLGKDSLPDDLPYVTGSIGLLGTRPSYEMMLDCDTLLTVGSSFPYPQFMPEAGQARGVQIDIDPAMIGLRYPYEFNIVGDSAATLRALIPHLRRKDDRSWREDLEGKISKWWETMRSEAMVEAAPVNPMRLFAELSDRLPANAIVTADSGSSANWYARQLKFGSDTRGSISGTLATMGCAVPYAIGAKFAYPDHPVIAFAGDGAMQMNGLAELITVRRYWQEWSDPRLIVAVLHNNDLNHVTWELRAMGGAPAFTESQSLPDVDYAAFAASLGLESITVTTPDGVGAAWEKALSADRPTVLDVHTNPDIPPIPPHTTLEQALNTAKALAKGDDSTWDIIKATVKTKAQEILPGKEQ from the coding sequence ATGGCATCACCGACAGTTGCGGAGTATCTGCTGGACCGGCTGCGTCAATGGGGAGTGGACAAAGTGTTCGCGTATCCCGGCGACGGCATCAACGCCCTGGTGGCCGCCTTCGGCCAAGCCGGGAACGAGCCTAAATTCATCCAGTCCCGGCACGAGGAGATGTCTGCCCTGCAGGCGGTTGGCTACGCGAAATTCACCGAAAACGTCGGAGTCTGCATGGCGACCTCGGGTCCGGGAGCCATCCACCTCCTGAACGGGCTGTACGACGCCAAGCTCGACCATGCCCCCGTCGTCGCAATTGTCGGCCAGGCGGCAAGGACCGCAATGGGCGGTTCCTTCCAGCAGGAAGTGGACCTGCAGTCCCTGTTCAAGGACGTCGCATCCGACTACGTCCAGACGGTCACCGTCCCGGAACAACTGCCGAACGTCCTCGACAGAGCGATCCGCATCGCCGTAACCCGGCGCGGGCCGACCGCCGTCATCATCCCCTCTGACGTGCAGGAACTTGCGTACACCCCGCCCACGCACGCGCTGAAGATGGTTCCTTCCAGCCTGGGCATCCGGCCGCCGTCGACCCAGCCGGACATGGAAGCGATCAGGGGCGCCGCTGACCTGCTCAACCAGGGAAAGAAAGTCGCCATGCTGATCGGACACGGTGCCCGAGGGGCGTCGGCCGAAGTCCGGGAGGTGGCGGATCTGCTGGGCGCGGGCGTGGCAAAGGCACTCCTTGGCAAGGACTCCCTCCCCGATGACCTCCCCTATGTCACGGGATCCATCGGCCTGCTGGGCACCCGGCCCAGCTACGAGATGATGCTCGACTGCGACACCCTCCTCACCGTCGGCTCAAGCTTTCCCTACCCCCAGTTCATGCCAGAAGCAGGCCAGGCCCGCGGCGTCCAGATCGACATCGACCCGGCGATGATCGGGCTCCGCTATCCCTACGAATTCAACATCGTGGGCGACTCCGCCGCGACGCTGCGAGCGCTGATCCCGCACCTGCGACGGAAGGACGACCGTTCCTGGCGCGAGGATCTGGAGGGGAAAATCAGTAAGTGGTGGGAAACCATGCGTTCCGAGGCCATGGTGGAGGCCGCCCCGGTGAACCCCATGCGGCTCTTCGCCGAGCTCTCCGACAGGCTGCCGGCGAACGCCATTGTCACCGCTGATTCCGGTTCCTCCGCCAACTGGTATGCCCGGCAGCTGAAATTCGGCAGCGATACCAGAGGCTCGATCTCCGGGACTCTGGCCACCATGGGCTGCGCGGTGCCGTACGCGATCGGCGCGAAATTCGCGTACCCGGACCACCCTGTCATCGCCTTCGCGGGCGACGGCGCGATGCAGATGAACGGCCTCGCCGAACTGATCACCGTCCGGCGCTACTGGCAGGAATGGTCCGATCCCCGGCTCATCGTTGCCGTGCTGCATAACAACGACCTGAACCACGTCACCTGGGAACTGAGGGCAATGGGCGGCGCCCCCGCCTTCACCGAATCCCAGTCGCTTCCCGACGTCGATTATGCAGCCTTCGCCGCAAGCCTCGGCCTGGAAAGCATCACCGTGACCACGCCCGACGGCGTCGGGGCGGCCTGGGAGAAAGCCCTCAGTGCCGACCGCCCCACCGTCCTGGACGTGCACACCAATCCCGACATCCCGCCGATCCCTCCACACACCACCCTCGAGCAGGCACTCAACACCGCCAAAGCCCTCGCCAAAGGCGACGACAGCACCTGGGACATCATCAAAGCAACCGTCAAAACCAAAGCCCAGGAAATCCTGCCGGGCAAGGAACAGTAA
- a CDS encoding FAD-dependent oxidoreductase — protein sequence MTSVWLDRPRTIPIDPFTPGADFDTVVAGAGITGLATAALLARSGQRVAVLEARTVGAGTTGNTTAKLTLLQGTILSSLRRQYSQKMVNAYVEANREGQAWLLRFLEANGVPFQRRDAYTFAVTDDGADQVRSELEVARAAGLDVSGTTDSELPFSIRTAVRMPDQAQFNPMDVLEALAADLRAHGGMIVEGVRLLNVKQDERATVLTSGGNVSADRVVLATGIPVLDRGLYFAKLKASQSYAAALHVPASTPIPRGMYLSAETPGRSLRTFPTGNEELLVVGGNGHQVGREPSPKRRLDQLLNWGIHHFPGAEVTHTWSGEDYRATNLMPFFGKMPRGRGKIFFASGYNKWGMTNGIAASLAITADILDGQLPWADTIHRRITSPAGAASAIALNADVAKTLSESWAKAELAKPETGTRTVPPEGEGTVVRQGRKPVAVSTVDGVTCRVSAVCTHLGGLLSWNDAEKSWDCPLHGSRYSPTGEVLQGPTTKDLPVMD from the coding sequence GTGACCTCAGTCTGGCTTGATCGACCCCGCACCATCCCCATCGATCCCTTTACTCCCGGAGCGGATTTTGACACCGTCGTGGCGGGTGCGGGAATCACGGGACTCGCCACCGCTGCCCTGCTGGCTCGTTCAGGACAGCGGGTGGCCGTCCTGGAGGCCAGGACCGTAGGCGCCGGAACCACAGGCAATACAACCGCGAAATTGACCCTGCTGCAGGGCACCATCCTGTCCTCGCTGCGAAGGCAGTATTCCCAGAAGATGGTCAACGCCTATGTGGAGGCCAACAGGGAAGGGCAGGCGTGGCTCCTGCGGTTCCTGGAGGCAAACGGCGTGCCGTTCCAGCGCCGCGATGCCTATACCTTCGCTGTGACAGACGACGGCGCGGATCAGGTAAGGTCCGAGCTCGAAGTCGCAAGGGCCGCGGGCCTGGATGTCAGCGGAACCACCGACTCGGAGCTGCCCTTCAGCATCCGGACCGCCGTCCGGATGCCGGACCAGGCCCAGTTCAATCCGATGGACGTGCTGGAGGCGCTGGCTGCAGACCTCCGGGCACACGGCGGCATGATCGTCGAAGGCGTCAGGCTCCTGAACGTCAAACAGGACGAGCGCGCCACCGTTCTGACCAGCGGCGGGAACGTCAGTGCTGACCGCGTGGTGCTGGCCACCGGTATCCCGGTCCTGGACCGCGGCCTGTACTTCGCCAAGCTGAAGGCCTCCCAGTCGTATGCCGCCGCGCTGCACGTTCCCGCGTCGACCCCCATTCCCCGTGGTATGTACCTCTCGGCCGAAACGCCGGGCCGCTCCCTCCGCACCTTCCCGACAGGGAACGAGGAACTGCTGGTTGTCGGCGGCAACGGGCACCAGGTGGGCAGGGAGCCTTCTCCGAAGCGCCGCCTTGACCAGTTGCTGAACTGGGGGATCCACCACTTCCCTGGCGCCGAGGTGACCCATACCTGGTCCGGCGAGGACTACCGCGCCACCAACCTGATGCCGTTCTTCGGCAAGATGCCCCGGGGCCGCGGAAAGATCTTCTTTGCCAGCGGATACAACAAATGGGGCATGACCAACGGCATTGCGGCCTCACTGGCCATCACGGCCGACATCCTGGATGGACAGCTCCCCTGGGCCGACACCATCCACAGGCGGATTACCTCACCGGCCGGCGCCGCCTCAGCGATTGCCCTTAACGCCGACGTCGCCAAAACCCTCTCCGAAAGTTGGGCAAAGGCGGAACTGGCCAAACCCGAAACTGGTACCCGGACGGTGCCCCCCGAGGGCGAAGGTACCGTGGTCCGCCAAGGCCGCAAACCCGTCGCCGTTTCCACGGTCGACGGCGTCACCTGCCGGGTCTCCGCGGTATGCACCCATCTGGGCGGACTGCTCAGCTGGAACGACGCCGAAAAGTCCTGGGACTGCCCTCTGCACGGCTCACGCTACTCACCCACCGGGGAAGTGCTCCAGGGACCGACAACCAAGGACCTCCCGGTCATGGACTAG
- a CDS encoding SGNH/GDSL hydrolase family protein: MDANDLDVTGRRLPGAVSFADKISADSSHTGPLHPWSRYVALGDSFTEGVGDPEPRCPGGLRGWADRVADELAAGQEDFSYANLAVRGLLLEQILSQQVGPALALEPDLITLSAGGNDMVFHASDPDKLADKLDGGVGQLSQSGATIVLFTGPDWRSTPVLGRNRAKVAIFNENVHTIASRYDAVIADLWALRQLRDRRMWDPDRLHLSPLGHHTVAMMVLDTLNVPHSLQPLEPKDLLQGSWRRARAGDILWARNYFFPWVLRRIRPGGSEEERQAKRPAAGPAVFGGPVISEGMPSAASPALTKG; the protein is encoded by the coding sequence GTGGACGCGAACGATCTCGACGTCACTGGCCGTCGTCTTCCCGGTGCCGTCAGTTTCGCTGACAAAATTAGCGCTGACAGCTCACACACGGGACCCCTGCACCCCTGGAGCCGGTACGTCGCGCTAGGGGATTCGTTCACTGAAGGGGTGGGCGATCCGGAACCTCGCTGTCCCGGCGGGCTGCGTGGCTGGGCTGACCGCGTCGCTGACGAACTGGCGGCCGGTCAGGAGGATTTCAGCTACGCCAACCTGGCTGTGCGCGGTCTCCTCCTGGAGCAAATCCTGAGCCAGCAGGTGGGACCGGCCCTGGCGCTGGAACCGGATCTGATCACCTTGTCCGCCGGAGGGAACGACATGGTTTTCCATGCCAGCGATCCGGACAAACTCGCGGACAAACTCGACGGCGGCGTCGGGCAGCTCAGTCAATCCGGGGCGACCATAGTGCTGTTTACGGGACCGGATTGGAGGTCCACCCCGGTGTTGGGCCGCAACCGGGCAAAGGTGGCCATCTTCAATGAGAATGTGCACACCATCGCCTCCCGCTATGACGCCGTGATAGCTGACCTGTGGGCCCTGCGGCAGCTTCGGGACCGGCGGATGTGGGACCCTGACCGGCTGCACCTTTCTCCGCTGGGCCATCACACTGTGGCCATGATGGTGCTGGATACCCTGAATGTTCCGCATTCGCTGCAGCCGCTGGAGCCTAAGGATCTTCTGCAGGGGAGTTGGCGGCGAGCCAGGGCAGGAGACATTCTCTGGGCCAGGAATTACTTCTTCCCGTGGGTGCTCAGGCGGATCCGCCCGGGTGGAAGCGAAGAAGAGCGGCAGGCGAAACGGCCGGCCGCCGGACCGGCGGTCTTCGGCGGACCGGTGATCTCCGAAGGAATGCCCTCCGCGGCATCCCCTGCCCTGACCAAGGGATAA
- a CDS encoding YciI family protein, protein MTKYLISFPSAAMVLSDDDLQAASVASRAVVQEAKDAGVWVFGGGIDESIPPVMVDGDGTVRKGTYPQTAQLDGGYCVLELPSYDSALEWAAKLAVACRCAQEVRAFHYDPAS, encoded by the coding sequence ATGACCAAATACCTGATCTCGTTCCCCAGCGCCGCCATGGTCCTCTCTGACGACGACCTGCAGGCAGCTTCGGTTGCGTCCCGCGCGGTGGTTCAGGAGGCGAAGGACGCCGGCGTCTGGGTGTTCGGCGGCGGCATCGATGAGAGTATCCCGCCTGTCATGGTCGACGGCGATGGGACCGTGCGGAAGGGCACGTACCCCCAGACGGCGCAGCTCGACGGCGGGTACTGCGTGCTGGAACTGCCCTCCTACGATTCGGCCTTGGAGTGGGCTGCGAAGTTGGCGGTCGCCTGCCGTTGCGCGCAGGAAGTGCGCGCCTTCCACTACGATCCGGCCAGCTAG
- a CDS encoding YegP family protein: protein MAGYFEIFEPPDGGYRFRLFEGTGRLLGVSARFPTKKDAVAGITVIREIGAKGLIRDMTRGIHGERIHPLFTAVRSASRHHGSHLVHEAVRGVHRLR from the coding sequence ATGGCTGGATACTTCGAAATATTTGAGCCCCCTGACGGCGGCTACCGCTTCCGGCTCTTCGAAGGGACGGGCAGGCTGCTCGGGGTATCGGCCCGGTTCCCCACTAAAAAGGATGCAGTGGCAGGCATTACCGTCATCAGGGAAATTGGCGCAAAAGGCCTGATCCGCGACATGACCAGGGGCATCCACGGCGAACGCATCCACCCACTGTTCACGGCGGTCCGGTCGGCGTCCAGGCACCATGGGTCCCACCTCGTGCATGAAGCCGTACGCGGGGTACACCGTTTGCGTTGA
- a CDS encoding NAD(P)/FAD-dependent oxidoreductase, whose product MEDTYQVIVVGGGFAGVSAARALGRKGIRVLLIDANNYHQFQPLLYQLATSQIGVSAIARPLRSVFRRIRQVRVMTAKVASLDAAERTVTTEDGDTFRAQILVVAVGAVPNFFNTPGAEEHAFPLYSVTDATKLGGSLIRLLDQADREPDSPVDVVVVGGGPTGVETAGAMAENIKFVVAKYFSPELAARCRVHLVDMVPAVLNTFSAKSQKYARDRLAKIGVQMHMGVGVTEIRADGVTLADGTDIPSRMVVWAGGLKAGNLIAGSGLPQGKGGRIDVRPDLTAPGVEGVYVIGDAANIIDSRGAKLPQLGSVAQQAGKWAARNIHADLTGGGRQPFRYLDKGYMAMIGRGAAVAELGRKRIQLQGSLAFLSWLLVHLALLSGFQQKVRALFSWLNGYIIHSPAQVVVGSPE is encoded by the coding sequence ATGGAGGATACCTATCAGGTCATTGTGGTCGGAGGCGGTTTCGCCGGGGTTTCCGCGGCTAGGGCATTAGGCCGCAAAGGCATTCGGGTGCTGCTCATCGACGCGAACAACTACCACCAGTTCCAGCCGCTGCTGTACCAGCTGGCGACGTCACAGATCGGCGTCTCGGCCATAGCCCGGCCGCTTCGGTCCGTTTTCCGCCGGATCAGGCAGGTGAGGGTGATGACGGCCAAGGTGGCATCGCTGGATGCAGCGGAGCGTACCGTCACCACTGAGGACGGCGATACTTTCCGGGCGCAAATCCTGGTGGTTGCCGTTGGCGCGGTGCCGAACTTCTTCAACACGCCCGGCGCCGAGGAACATGCCTTCCCGTTGTATTCGGTGACGGACGCTACCAAGCTCGGCGGCAGCCTCATCCGGCTACTGGACCAGGCTGACCGGGAACCTGACAGCCCAGTGGACGTCGTCGTCGTCGGGGGCGGGCCCACGGGCGTGGAAACCGCCGGCGCCATGGCGGAAAACATCAAGTTCGTGGTGGCGAAGTACTTCTCCCCGGAGCTCGCGGCCCGCTGCCGCGTGCACCTGGTGGACATGGTTCCGGCCGTACTGAACACGTTTTCGGCAAAGTCCCAGAAATACGCCCGCGACCGGCTGGCAAAGATCGGGGTCCAGATGCATATGGGGGTGGGCGTCACCGAGATCCGTGCCGACGGCGTGACTCTGGCCGACGGGACCGACATCCCCAGCCGGATGGTGGTTTGGGCGGGTGGCCTGAAGGCCGGTAACCTCATTGCCGGATCCGGCCTGCCCCAAGGCAAAGGCGGGCGTATCGACGTCCGCCCTGACCTGACCGCCCCCGGCGTCGAAGGGGTCTACGTCATCGGCGATGCCGCCAACATCATCGATTCGAGAGGAGCCAAACTGCCGCAGCTCGGCTCCGTGGCCCAGCAGGCCGGGAAGTGGGCCGCCCGCAACATCCACGCCGACCTCACCGGCGGCGGCCGGCAGCCTTTCCGCTACCTGGACAAGGGATACATGGCGATGATCGGGCGGGGCGCTGCAGTGGCCGAGCTCGGACGCAAGCGCATCCAGCTGCAAGGATCACTCGCCTTCCTGTCCTGGCTCCTGGTGCACCTTGCCCTCCTGTCCGGATTCCAACAGAAAGTCCGCGCCCTGTTTTCCTGGCTCAACGGCTACATCATCCACAGCCCGGCGCAGGTGGTCGTCGGCTCCCCCGAGTGA
- the paaA gene encoding 1,2-phenylacetyl-CoA epoxidase subunit PaaA gives MAAQNLQSVPAGQSPEPASPAVQPAQDAEAARLEAEGKANFDRVIADDSRIEPRDWMPDAYRKTLLRQISQHAHSEIIGMQPEANWISRAPSLKRKAILMAKVQDEAGHGLYLYSAAETLGQTRDKMMADLIAGKARYSSIFNYPALTWADMGAIGWLVDGAAICNQVPLCRASYGPYGRAMVRICKEESFHQRQGFEILLELANGTPEQKQMAQDAVNRWYAPALMMFGPPDDDSPNSRQSMAWNIKRFSNDELRSRFVGMMVEQVRVLGLTLPDSEVRFNEETKRWEHGPLDWNEFKEVLAGRGPCNAQRLERRREAHDDGAWVREAAAAYAAKQQAKQSMKTKEYAA, from the coding sequence ATGGCAGCGCAGAATCTGCAGTCAGTGCCCGCTGGACAATCACCGGAGCCCGCATCCCCGGCAGTACAGCCTGCGCAGGATGCAGAAGCAGCCCGGCTCGAGGCAGAGGGCAAGGCGAACTTTGACCGGGTGATCGCCGACGATTCGCGGATCGAGCCGCGGGACTGGATGCCTGACGCGTACCGCAAGACGCTCCTACGCCAGATCTCCCAGCACGCCCACTCCGAGATCATCGGCATGCAGCCGGAAGCCAACTGGATCTCCCGCGCCCCGAGCCTCAAGCGCAAGGCCATCCTCATGGCCAAGGTCCAGGACGAGGCCGGCCACGGGCTGTACCTCTACTCGGCTGCAGAAACGCTTGGTCAGACCCGCGACAAGATGATGGCCGACCTCATCGCCGGCAAGGCCCGCTACTCAAGCATCTTCAACTACCCGGCGCTGACCTGGGCGGACATGGGCGCCATCGGCTGGCTGGTGGACGGCGCCGCCATCTGCAACCAGGTGCCGCTGTGCCGGGCCTCCTACGGCCCCTACGGCCGGGCCATGGTCCGCATCTGCAAGGAGGAGTCATTCCACCAGCGGCAGGGCTTCGAGATCCTGCTTGAGCTTGCCAACGGCACCCCGGAGCAGAAGCAGATGGCCCAGGACGCTGTGAACCGCTGGTATGCCCCGGCGCTGATGATGTTCGGCCCGCCCGACGACGATTCGCCCAACTCCCGCCAGTCCATGGCCTGGAACATCAAGCGCTTCAGCAATGACGAGCTCCGCAGCCGCTTCGTGGGCATGATGGTGGAGCAGGTCCGCGTGCTCGGCCTGACCCTCCCGGACAGCGAGGTCCGCTTCAACGAGGAGACCAAAAGGTGGGAGCACGGCCCGCTGGACTGGAACGAATTCAAGGAAGTACTCGCCGGCCGCGGGCCCTGCAACGCCCAGCGGCTGGAGCGCCGCAGGGAAGCGCACGACGACGGGGCCTGGGTCCGTGAGGCAGCAGCCGCCTATGCAGCAAAACAGCAGGCAAAACAGTCAATGAAGACAAAGGAATACGCAGCATGA
- the paaB gene encoding 1,2-phenylacetyl-CoA epoxidase subunit PaaB: protein MSPHGNPEAPASSAGEINREAAKSSPAVEPAETGNAWGLWEVFVRSSRGLSHVHAGSLHAPDAAMALRNARDLYTRRNEGVSIWVVPADAIAASDPDSKGAFFESPQGKDYRHATYYTKSEGVKHL, encoded by the coding sequence ATGAGTCCCCATGGCAACCCGGAAGCCCCCGCCAGCTCGGCAGGCGAAATCAATCGCGAAGCGGCCAAATCGAGCCCGGCAGTTGAACCGGCCGAGACCGGCAACGCCTGGGGCCTCTGGGAGGTCTTTGTCCGGTCAAGCCGCGGCCTCAGCCACGTGCACGCCGGCTCCCTGCACGCACCCGATGCCGCCATGGCGCTGCGCAATGCCCGGGACCTCTACACCCGCCGCAACGAAGGCGTCTCCATCTGGGTGGTCCCGGCAGACGCCATAGCCGCCAGCGATCCGGACTCCAAAGGCGCGTTCTTCGAGTCCCCGCAGGGCAAGGACTACCGGCATGCCACGTATTACACCAAGAGCGAAGGGGTGAAACACCTGTGA